A single Ignavibacteriales bacterium DNA region contains:
- the ispD gene encoding 2-C-methyl-D-erythritol 4-phosphate cytidylyltransferase: MRTVAVIPAAGKGKRLKSQVPKQYIKYKGKPVLAWTLEVFQKCPLIDEIVVAAEKSYLKKIRQIAEDYKIKKLINIVEGGKERQDSVYKALLSLNLGKSDLVAVHDAARPLLPMEILVEGIKTAKKKRSGVIAIKAKDTLVKGDKMIESYVHRDDVYYVQTPQIFRYTDLFYAMELAYRDHYKGTDESSLVKRAGYPVHLVEGSLLNFKITTADDLELFTRLVQVK, encoded by the coding sequence ATGAGGACAGTAGCAGTAATCCCCGCCGCAGGGAAGGGAAAGCGGCTGAAATCGCAGGTACCGAAGCAATATATTAAATATAAAGGGAAGCCGGTGCTTGCATGGACTCTTGAGGTATTTCAGAAGTGCCCGCTGATTGATGAAATTGTGGTGGCTGCGGAAAAATCATATCTCAAAAAGATCAGGCAGATTGCTGAGGACTATAAAATCAAAAAGCTGATCAACATTGTTGAAGGCGGCAAGGAGCGGCAGGATTCCGTATATAAAGCGCTGCTCTCCCTTAATCTGGGGAAAAGCGATCTTGTTGCCGTGCACGATGCCGCCCGCCCGCTGCTGCCGATGGAGATTCTTGTTGAAGGCATTAAAACCGCTAAAAAGAAACGGAGCGGTGTGATTGCCATTAAAGCAAAGGATACACTGGTAAAAGGGGATAAAATGATTGAGAGTTACGTCCACCGCGATGATGTATATTATGTCCAGACGCCGCAGATCTTCCGTTATACCGATCTGTTCTATGCCATGGAACTTGCGTACCGGGATCATTACAAGGGGACGGATGAATCATCACTGGTAAAGCGTGCCGGTTATCCGGTTCATCTTGTGGAAGGCTCACTGCTGAATTTCAAGATTACCACCGCTGATGATCTTGAACTTTTCACCCGTCTGGTGCAGGTAAAATGA